From Camelus dromedarius isolate mCamDro1 chromosome X, mCamDro1.pat, whole genome shotgun sequence, one genomic window encodes:
- the LOC105085271 gene encoding putative deoxyribonuclease TATDN2 has protein sequence MASHEDTYSFKVHFQQSSCDFTDSEFVATAEGQNNTTEEASKGWRKSDGQQDEDSSATYVKAIEGILETSTPEEEATSTTWSTGQHPSPEGPAWALSFSASPQIKETSAPEVTAEKIGISDFSDSRAMTYPEDKPREKLLGDRRVFLFEKGSPALQFPDRHDYPSENQKHTERSVVTERASSGSGWSDVGDVSSFTLPQEEPLPSCLSSISTPSSFTIDQATYWPNLYGGPWQNPGSSWTSSSTLPLYPSLGSGSGSSFHAVASSQSLWRDFSFSSTVRSPDWSRDLKAAGEDQSPNPHSLCFSRSSEAKVKEWRQRLREEIPSSPWGDSVSYSRPKSQWEQSQQEGFIDTHCHLDMLYSKLSFKGTFEKFRKIYSRSFPKEFHGCISDFCDPRTLRDGLWEELLKEDLIWGAFGCHPHFARYYNENQERSILQALQHPKAVAFGEIGLDYSYKCTTPVPQQHKIFERQLRLAVSLKKPMVIHCREADKDLLSIMKKFVPPDYKIHRHCFTGNYSVIEPLLEYFPNMSVGFTAVLTYSSAWDVREALKKIPLERIIVETDAPYFLPRGVPKSLCQFAHPGLALHTIREIAKIKDQPVSHILATLRKNTTRLYNI, from the coding sequence ATGGCTTCTCACGAGGACACCTACAGCTTTAAGGTTCATTTCCAACAAAGTTCCTGTGACTTCACAGACTCTGAATTTGTAGCCACAGCCGAGGGTCAAAATAATACGACTGAGGAAGCAAGCAAGGGCTGGAGAAAGAGCGATGGACAGCAAGATGAAGACTCTTCGGCGACCTACGTGAAGGCGATCGAGGGCATCCTGGAAACATCGACGCCAGAAGAGGAGGCCACTAGTACAACATGGAGCACAGGGCAGCATCCCAGCCCTGAAGGACCGGCCTgggctctttccttctctgcttctcctcAAATAAAGGAAACGTCAGCCCCAGAGGTCACAGCGGAGAAGATCGGGATCAGCGATTTCTCTGACAGCAGAGCGATGACATATCCCGAGGACAAACCCCGTGAGAAGCTACTCGGTGACCGAAGGGTATTCCTTTTTGAAAAAGGCTCTCCAGCCCTACAATTTCCAGATAGACATGACTATCCTTCAGAAAACCAAAAGCACACAGAAAGGAGTGTGGTAACTGAGCGCGCTTCTTCAGGAAGTGGCTGGTCTGATGTGGGTGACGTCTCCTCATTCACATTACCTCAGGAGGAGCCACTCCCATCCTGCCTCTCCAGTATTTCAACGCCTTCATCCTTCACAATTGACCAGGCCACGTACTGGCCTAATTTGTACGGTGGTCCTTGGCAGAACCCTGGCAGCTCCTGGACCAGCAGCTCCACGCTTCCTTTATATCCGTCCTtgggcagcggcagcggcagcagcttCCACGCAGTGGCGAGCAgccagagcctctggagggatTTTTCCTTCAGTTCTACAGTGCGCTCCCCAGACTGGTCCAGAGACCTGAAGGCGGCAGGGGAAGATCAGTCTCCAAATCCTCATTCACTTTGTTTCTCCAGAAGTTCAGAAGCAAAGGTGAAGGAGTGGAGGCAGCGACTCCGAGAGGAGATACCGTCAAGTCCTTGGGGAGATTCTGTGTCTTATTCCCGGCCAAAGAGCCAATGGGAGCAGAGCCAGCAGGAGGGTTTCATCGACACCCACTGTCACCTGGACATGCTCTACTCCAAGCTGTCTTTCAAAGGAACCTTtgaaaagttcagaaaaattTATAGCCGTTCCTTCCCTAAGGAATTTCACGGCTGCATCTCTGATTTCTGTGATCCTCGCACACTAAGGGATGGCCTATGGGAGGAGCTGCTGAAAGAGGATCTGATCTGGGGGGCCTTCGGCTGTCACCCTCATTTTGCACGTTACTACAATGAGAATCAAGAGAGAAGCATTTTGCAAGCCCTACAGCACCCCAAGGCTGTAGCCTTTGGAGAAATTGGCTTGGATTACTCTTACAAGTGCACCACACCTGTCCCTCAGCAGCACAAGATATTTGAGAGACAGCTGCGGCTGGCTGTGTCTCTAAAGAAGCCCATGGTGATCCACTGCCGAGAAGCTGACAAAGATCTGCTGAGCATCATGAAAAAATTCGTGCCCCCTGATTACAAGATCCACAGGCATTGCTTCACTGGCAATTACTCAGTCATCGAGCCCCTTCTGGAGTACTTCCCCAACATGTCTGTGGGCTTCACAGCTGTCCTGACTTACTCTTCTGCCTGGGACGTACGGGAGGCTCTGAAGAAGATCCCGCTGGAGAGAATCATCGTGGAGACAGATGCTCCCTACTTCCTCCCTCGTGGTGTTCCCAAGAGCCTGTGCCAGTTTGCCCACCCAGGCCTGGCCCTGCATACCATTCGGGAGATTGCCAAAATCAAAGATCAGCCAGTCTCCCACATCTTGGCCACCTTACGCAAGAACACTACTCGCCTCTATAATATTTAA